The Eublepharis macularius isolate TG4126 chromosome 3, MPM_Emac_v1.0, whole genome shotgun sequence genome has a window encoding:
- the LOC129325430 gene encoding organic solute transporter subunit alpha-like isoform X2 encodes MEEEGNETFDIICSANEPPFSLTILESLDITGIVLFAIMTLMTLTASLVFVEEVFYIYRKILCSKRSIFIWINAAAPVIATTSCIGMWIPRSTMFTDFTAAVFFAIVIHKFLLMMIKECGGQKLFLKRFENDRFKISTGPCCCCCLCLPHMLINRKTLFLLKLGTFQLAFLRPVLMFLSIVLWTNGSYSLSNLSPNGAAIWINCFVGILTIIALWPIGIMFQRVRVLLNCKKIVPKFALYQFILILSQLQASIINILAMQGVIACAPPLSSSARGA; translated from the exons GCCTTGATATAACAGGGATAGTTCTCTTTGCCATCATGACTTTAATGACACTGACTGCCAGCCTGGTGTTTGTGGAAGAAGTCTTCTACATCTACCGGAAAATCCTTTGCTCAAAAAGATCAATTTTCATTTGGATAAATGCAGCTGCTCCG GTAATAGCTACTACATCGTGCATTGGAATGTGGATTCCTCGCTCAACAATGTTTACAGATTTCACTGCTGCAGT gTTCTTTGCCATAGTTATCCACAAgttcctcctcatgatgattaAAGAATGTGGTGGTCAAAAACTATTCCTCAAGCGCTTTGAAAATGACCGGTTCAAGATAAGCACAGGtccttgctgttgctgttgccttTGTCTCCCTCATATGCTCATCAATCG GAAAACACTATTTTTACTGAAACTTGGGACATTTCAGTTGGCTTTCCTCCGCCCTGTTCTAATGTTTCTATCAATAGTGCTTTGGACCAATGGAAGCTACAGCCTTTCTAAC TTATCTCCTAACGGAGCTGCCATATGGATTAACTGCTTTGTAGGCATTCTCACAATCATTGCCCTTTGGCCAATTGGAATTATGTTTCAACGAGTTAGAGTTCTTCTCAACTGCAAGAAGATTGTTCCTAAATTTGCTCTTTATCAG TTTATCCTCATTCTGAGCCAGCTGCAGGCATCCATCATCAACATACTGGCTATGCAAGGGGTAATTGCTTGTGCACCCCCACTGTCATCATCTGCACGAGGAGCAT GA
- the LOC129325430 gene encoding organic solute transporter subunit alpha-like isoform X1: MEEEGNETFDIICSANEPPFSLTILESLDITGIVLFAIMTLMTLTASLVFVEEVFYIYRKILCSKRSIFIWINAAAPVIATTSCIGMWIPRSTMFTDFTAAVFFAIVIHKFLLMMIKECGGQKLFLKRFENDRFKISTGPCCCCCLCLPHMLINRKTLFLLKLGTFQLAFLRPVLMFLSIVLWTNGSYSLSNLSPNGAAIWINCFVGILTIIALWPIGIMFQRVRVLLNCKKIVPKFALYQFILILSQLQASIINILAMQGVIACAPPLSSSARGAYMNQQLLIMEMFLITLISRVVYRKRYDDLELPECSGQENKDNNQESKTGLGDNIIGKEMPDI; the protein is encoded by the exons GCCTTGATATAACAGGGATAGTTCTCTTTGCCATCATGACTTTAATGACACTGACTGCCAGCCTGGTGTTTGTGGAAGAAGTCTTCTACATCTACCGGAAAATCCTTTGCTCAAAAAGATCAATTTTCATTTGGATAAATGCAGCTGCTCCG GTAATAGCTACTACATCGTGCATTGGAATGTGGATTCCTCGCTCAACAATGTTTACAGATTTCACTGCTGCAGT gTTCTTTGCCATAGTTATCCACAAgttcctcctcatgatgattaAAGAATGTGGTGGTCAAAAACTATTCCTCAAGCGCTTTGAAAATGACCGGTTCAAGATAAGCACAGGtccttgctgttgctgttgccttTGTCTCCCTCATATGCTCATCAATCG GAAAACACTATTTTTACTGAAACTTGGGACATTTCAGTTGGCTTTCCTCCGCCCTGTTCTAATGTTTCTATCAATAGTGCTTTGGACCAATGGAAGCTACAGCCTTTCTAAC TTATCTCCTAACGGAGCTGCCATATGGATTAACTGCTTTGTAGGCATTCTCACAATCATTGCCCTTTGGCCAATTGGAATTATGTTTCAACGAGTTAGAGTTCTTCTCAACTGCAAGAAGATTGTTCCTAAATTTGCTCTTTATCAG TTTATCCTCATTCTGAGCCAGCTGCAGGCATCCATCATCAACATACTGGCTATGCAAGGGGTAATTGCTTGTGCACCCCCACTGTCATCATCTGCACGAGGAGCAT ATATGAACCAACAACTGCTCATTATGGAAATGTTTCTCATAACTTTGATCTCACGGGTTGTCTACAGGAAAAGATATGATGACTTGGAGCTTCCAGAGTGTTCTGGCCAAGAAAACAAGGACAACAATCAGGAGAGCAAGACGGGCTTAGGAGACAATATAATTGGAAAGGAAATGCCAGACATTTAG